Proteins encoded by one window of Leopardus geoffroyi isolate Oge1 chromosome X, O.geoffroyi_Oge1_pat1.0, whole genome shotgun sequence:
- the LOC123593990 gene encoding ferritin heavy chain-like: MRGPAPPLIPLPPNRKLAPVSCNGPQFRFYPRAVAASETNGRCLEVSVATECLWLLPPFKLGNLRGRRRLRPRHCLFRGPRFRVALTMVPTPPAMATAPFSQVRQNYHPECEAAINSQINLELYASYMYLSMAFYFDRADVALENFSKFFLRQSHEEKERVEKLMQLQNQRGGRIRLRNIMKPDRDNWESGLNAMECAFHLEKSVNQSLLDLHQLATNKNDAHLCSFLETNYLPEQVKVIKELGGYITSLRKMGALEDGLAEYLFDKLTLGNSDKH; the protein is encoded by the coding sequence ATGCgcggccccgccccaccccttatcccccttcccccaaaccgGAAACTCGCCCCCGTTTCCTGTAACGGACCCCAGTTCCGGTTCTATCCCAGAGCTGTTGCCGCGTCCGAGACCAACGGACGTTGCCTAGAAGTCTCCGTTGCCACTGAGTGCCTCTGGCTCCTCCCGCCATTCAAGCTGGGCAATCTTCGGGGCCGCCGCCGCCTTCGGCCTCGCCACTGCCTGTTCCGGGGTCCTCGCTTCAGAGTTGCCTTGACCATGGTGCCAACGCCGCCAGCCATGGCCACCGCGCCGTTCTCTCAAGTGCGCCAGAACTACCACCCTGAATGCGAGGCCGCCATCAACAGCCAGATCAACCTGGAGCTCTACGCCTCCTACATGTACCTGTCCATGGCTTTCTATTTCGACCGCGCTGACGTGGCCCTGGAGAATTTCTCCAAGTTCTTCCTGCGCCAGTCCCATGAGGAGAAGGAGCGTGTCGAGAAGCTGATGCAGCTGCAGAACCAGCGTGGGGGCCGCATCCGCCTCCGCAACATCATGAAGCCTGACCGCGACAACTGGGAGAGCGGCCTCAACGCCATGGAGTGCGCCTTTCACCTGGAGAAGAGCGTTAACCAGAGCCTGCTCGACCTGCACCAGCTGGCCACCAACAAGAACGACGCCCATCTGTGCAGCTTCCTGGAGACCAACTACCTGCCCGAGCAAGTCAAGGTCATCAAAGAGTTGGGGGGCTACATCACCAGCCTGCGCAAGATGGGGGCCCTGGAAGATGGCTTGGCAGAGTACCTCTTTGACAAGCTCACCCTGGGCAACAGCGACAAGCACTGA